TCAAGGATTGGGAGCTCCAGACCATGGTGCTTGTCATCTTCCAGGTGGCCACAAATGCCACGGTCTTCTCAGCGCCAATTGCTGCGAGAGTCCCGGACTCGATCACCAGCACGCCCAGAGGGAGCTCCTGAACATGGGCGACGATGAGTCCTTCCGGCTGGGACATCCGGGGAGGACGGCAACAGTCGCGAGAGACGGTCATGCGGTTGTGGTGGTGGCGGGAGACGGTCTTGCGGCGGAGACAGCGACCTGCTCGTGCACTAGCGAGCCCGGTGTCCACTCTGTCGGCATATCAGACATTTGTAGGGATCACAACAGTCAACTTTGCAGTGTCCCCGCTCCAGGCAGCGATGGCAGGTCCTACGGTGGTGCCAGACGAAACTTCTGCCCGGTGGAGTGGAAAACGAAGGCGAGGACCGTCGTCGTGGAAGGCGCCGGCTGGGAGACAGAGCTCTCCACCAGTACGGAGCTTGAACTAGCTTCCAGCCCTCCCCCGAGCTGGCATCCCCGCTGGATGGCACAATTCGAGAAGCGCGCGGTGGTGTAGGGCTCGGCGATACGGGCGTCCACGCCGCACGTCAGCACTGAAGGGCGCAGCCGACGACGCCTTGAGGCAAGACCGGGGAGTGCCACGGACGACCGTGAAGGGAGTTAGATGCAGCAGATCTTTAGCAGCAGCGAAGCAGACCTTCCGGGTTGGACCTTATGCAATGGGAGCAGCAACCGCAGGTGGATCTTCGGGGACGAGATTCCAGACGAGAGCCAAGCCTGAAGAGGGAGGACACCCAGGTGGAGAGACTGGATCTGGAGTGGATCCAGCCAGCTGCGGGAATAGGGCGAGCATGAGGCCCTCCCGAGCAAACCTTGGCGTGGGGGACCCGGGGGGAACCGCGGTGATGCAAGGGAGAGACGCGGCTGGCCATGGAGCGGCGAAACCGGTGGCTGCGGCTGCCGGAGCGGCGCGTCGCAGGAGCGTGGGCAAGGGGAGCAGCAACATCTTTTTTGTAAACCAGCTTTTGTCTTCCGAATCCTTTTTTCAGCCCGCAAAAATAGTTCCCACTCACCATTGCCCCCTCTCACTTTTCACCTTGGTTCGTCCCTGTCTTTATCCTAGGAATCTTTCTAAGTTTCTTCACTCGGCACAATTTCAAAAATATACCTACATGCAAGAAGTAAATATTACAAAGTTACCTGCAATTGCACGATAATATACTAAGCCATCGGGAAGAAGATCTAGCTACCTTCAATGGTACGGACTGAGATCCAGTAACTTCACTTGGTGAAGTCACGTTGCAACTTTAGGCTCTTCATCTCCATCCAAAATAGATTCAACGGTCCATATCACGCAAAGGCAAAAAGCTCACTTGGCCAGTTTTGCAGCCCAACAGCGACAGAACACTGCTCGTAGGATTCGGTTAAATCAGATTACATGCCAACTATCTAATCTTCATTTCTGAATATATATCTTCTTGGAGCATTGTTCGGTGCAGGTGATGTAAAATTTTATACATCTTCTTCGAGCAGCGTTCTGATGCCTTGAATGTAAAAGTTACTTCCTCAGTTTCTAAATATaggtctttctagagatttcaacaagtgactatatacaaagtaaaatgagtgaacctacactctaaaatatgtgtacatacatctacgtctgtatgtggtagtccatttgaaatctctaaaaagacttatatttaagaaCAGGGGAAGTAGTTATTTATACATCTACAGATATCCTCTAAGAATTTGACCTAAGATGTATATTGGGTTTTTCCTTATATGGAAGTTGCTCTAACgtcccccgcaaaaaaaagaaaagaaaaaagaagttGCTCTAACGTCAGCTAGTTCGGCACGGTAAGCAAGATCAAGCAGTATCGGCCCCACCACCAGCACGCCATAGAATACGCCCAGCGCTGAAGCGTAGCAGGTGCAGAGAACACGGCGCGGAAGGCAGAGATAACCgccaaatttgacaattttgacctatAATCGAAagcaaatcacagaatgaactggttccgaaactatttcacacccctgacccttttgtgtagcacccgccacgccggcgccacaccctacggtgcagcgcctagctccggggcgttgcaccactgtccaccgtggcagcccacgggcccgcacccagcagtgcaacgcctccgagctaggcgctgcacattacaggtgcagcgcctagccgctaggcgttgcacgtgtaatgtgcagcgcctagccgctaggcgctgcactgtgacttatatgcaaacgcgccagccctctcctcccccacccTCCCCATTGGCAGTTACAGAAAAAAGGGCGGCGGCCATCTGcactccccctctcaatcccctctcccaaatccttatgatccgacgatttggtccgtgcatttgttcaccaatccatcgtagaaggtactctcctctgatccccttctttctatccatagaaaatattatgttttgaagatttggggaacccttgtttgaatcttgcatgtattagaTTTGGGCAACTTTTGTTTGAATCTTGCGTATATTAGATTTGGGGAACCTTTGTTAGATTAGAATGTGGTTTCACGTGGATATCATCGCACTTCGCTCATTGCCCCGATGATGCTAATGAGGACATGGTGAAGACTtatgctcgtgtctacatgtggtacgtggtgcaacgcctagctcgcaggcgctgcactatagagtgtggcgccttggacttggacttagtgaattttttagctatccagagagcaacagcAGCTAGGCGCCACATGGTAGATTGCAGCGTCCaagtacttcacgacacatagtagttcataACACATACTACTTCACGACACATGGTAGTTCGTACAACCAAATCAAGGAGAACACATAGTAGTTCACCgcacatagtagttcttacaaccaaatcaaggaggacacatagtagttcaccgcacatagtagttcttacaaccaaatcgaggaggagacatagtagttcacggcacacagtagttcacaaccaaatcgaagaggagacatagtagttcacaagcaaatcgaagaggagacatagctctattgcgtattgtccggtcaagaacgtgccatcaattgcgatgaccggcctacaatgttcgaaagccctcacacattgctcgaacgcccaaaaagcacggccaaatactctgactttccttccttcatgaaccgttgtttggtgcccatgaggctcgaccacaagaaccatgcccgggtttgtcgcggccatggctaacaacaacctagggattcggttgtatgcttcctcccatgtaccatacaacatcttaaatgcggcttgcttcgccttccatgccttgccgtatttcacttggtaatgaaagatggctttcacaaggtcaatgacaTGTTGGATGCTCATTGTTGAAAGTGTGGATATTGAGTTTGAGAGCCtgtaagcgatgaactcggacgtgagttgtttgtggtcttgggacacaatcttgccatccacccttttgccttggcacatgtgagttggcacacaactcactacatgccaagtaggacctcctttccatggtcttgcacgcacaatccacggacaaccgccacggcgtcttgccactccttgttggacctccttttcacgacctctaccaccaccacggcctcttttaagtccaagttggacctccttttcatcttcacatgcacatgcaaccgtgtagcgcacattgacgtctgagtgcaccaccttgtgtggacgataatgcgtaaccgagtagttgtcgagccacatcttcaaatccaacaagctgtcgaacttagaacctttagcaatccggttctggtcgtctaccaaatcacggtgagagcttggcctaaccccaagagctacacattggccaccatctaccacggcttcatccgcgagactaacatccttgaacaatgtagtccgatgatcccgaccaaataccttctcgaaagcttcggcctccttcaccgtgaacccctccgcatcaacttgttcatcgggaccatcgtcatccgagtccgatgcatatgcacgggaaaaagggatggaatggtccattgtctcttgcaaatgatatttgtcggatcacccacattgttgtcatggagatcaacttcattgtcatcgtccgcatactcatcgttgtcctcttgcaaagcttcatcttggttgtttctacacgggctcaatgttggcctcacttcttgggtcaaaagaggttcaacaatttcatcttgCTTCAAGGGTgggggctactagcaaccaaaggggaggggttccggttcaagtccaaatgcaaacttgactcaaccttcttcgttgcaaataactcaagagccttgtctagtgattcggccaccgtctccttgtatgcaacccaacgttgctccgagtttacacgcattgtcttccaacggatgtgcattccaaaaccaacattatgccttccctccaactcaatgatatcactagggtccatccaattcaaatctttcctaacttgttgcaagagctccgcatagctaggactactatcaaacacaatgtcaagctcatccgggtccggttctttattgcctttcaaaaaggcgtctttgtccccatgatgaacaaacacacatgttcttcccatccctataagcaatgaacacaaggtaacattgcttccatgagtactaatccatggattaacaccgaatacaaaccctaatatatatatataacaacaaccctaaccctaaccataaccctaaccctaaacctaaccctaaccataaccctagccctaaacctaaacctagcaccaacataagaacacccataagaataaccctagcatactaacaaaacctaatcatagaaattggcaaacaaacatctcacatctccatgcaaatctctagatccaaactaaactagggtttccccaaactaccaacaaatgagcaatgggagaactttacttcgatcaaaacaaggggatcggagattattaccttgagggagggtttgacttcgaaatccacggacaaattcttcaaatttgcaagatttgaaagaagatttgagaggggggagagtgggagagtgggagagggggcaaagctcggggagagagtgagagagtgtgtggtgggggggtgggggagggggagggggcccagccaagtggctggataagtcacagtgcagcgcctagccgctaggcgctgcacattacacgtgcaacgcctagcggctaggcgctgcacattacagatgcagcgcctagctcggaggcgttgcacggctgggtgcgggcccgtgggctgccacggtggacagtggtgcaacgccccggagctaggcgctgcatcgcaaggtgtggcgccggcgtggcgggcgctacacaaaagggttaggggtgtgaaatagtttcgGAACCAGTTTATTCTGTGATTTGCTGCCGAGATAACCGCACCAAACAAACAGAACTCCGAAGAAACGAAGCATGGGAACGCAAGCGGCGCCGGCGACCAGCGAGATCGCGGCGGTGGGTGTGATCGGCGCGGGCCAGATGGGCTCGGGCATCGCCCAGCTCGCcgccgcggccggctgcggcgtCTTCCTCGTCGActccgaccccgccgccctctcccgcgccgtcgcctccatctcctcctccctcGGCCGCCTCGTCTCCAAGGGCCAGCTCTCCCAGGTGAGGACCCGACCCCCTCGCCTCCCCCACCTCGCAAAGTGACGCTGTTCGTTGACATTTCTAGTCTCGCCTGGTCACAGGCTGCGTGCGATGATTCCGTCAAGCGGATAAAGTGCGTCTCCGATGTGCAAGAGCTGCGGGGCGTGGATCTGGTGATTGAGGCCATCGTCGAGTCCGAAGACATCAAGAAGAAGCTGTTCGTGGAGCTGGACAGGATCGCCAAACCTTCTGCTATTCTTGCCTCCAACACCAGCTCCATTTCTATAACCCGGCTTGCCTCTGCTACCGGCCGCCCCTCTCAGGTGACCACCAATCTGGCTCATCTCAGCAGTCGCCTTTAGCTACACCGGTTGATTGCTTGTCCAGAATTTACATAGGACAGTGATGCAGACCTTATCAATTGCAAGTGGGGCGGCAGTTTGTGAATTATAACGACCCGTTTGTTATGTTGGCGGCTAAATTTGCCTCTGTCATGCATGCTATCACATAGGATTGCATACTCTACAACCTTAGAACATGTGTCCGAACACGTCTCAAGGCACTCCTGTAGTTTCTTAATTTATCAATCCTCTGTTTTCATGTCTTTATTGTTTTTGGAGCGTCTCTCCACGATTATAAGAAGTTGAAGAGATTTCCATGTTACAGGTGATAGGCATGCACTTTTTCAACCCTCCTCCTATAATGAAGCTGGTTGAAATAATACGAGGAGCTGATACATCAGAAGAGGTTTTCTCTCAAGTTAAATCTTTTTCTGAAAGGTAAGGGAAAGCATCCTATTGCCCTGCCTAAGCTCACTAAGCATAGCCTTAAATGTGATCTTGTTTCTGCGTATTACTATAGCAACTCTGAAGTGGAACCTACTTATGTAACCAGAACAAGCGTTCTGTAAACACAAACCTACCACTTCCTATTGTTAATGGATTCGTTGAGAACACAACAAACTTACTATACTCTGGAGTTCAGGTAAACTTTAGGTCCCAAGTTAGTTTTTACCTAGTAACCTAGCTTTTTCATTGTAAAGAAAATGTGTCTTACCTTTGAAAGACCTCATTTGGCATGTTTAGTTTTTGGTGTGAACAATATTTTTAGCCCCAAGGAGAACTACCATGCTACCTACTAAACCACTTAAAATTTGTGCTACATACTGGATGCATTAGCACAGATCTGAGACTAAGATATAATTGGTTCAGCCAAGCTGGCTCGAGACTTATTTGCCTTTTAACCATGAAATTGTCTAATGATTTTGATCTTTGCAGGATTGGGAAGACCGTTATATGCTCACAAGATTACCCCGGCTTCATTGTAAACCGCATCCTAATGCCGATGATTAATGAAGCATTTTGGGCACTTTACACGGGGGTAGCAACCAAAGAGGACATCGATACAGGGATGAAGCTCGGCACAAATCATCCAATGGGCCCTCTGCAGCTTGCTG
The Aegilops tauschii subsp. strangulata cultivar AL8/78 chromosome 3, Aet v6.0, whole genome shotgun sequence genome window above contains:
- the LOC109749545 gene encoding uncharacterized protein produces the protein MGTQAAPATSEIAAVGVIGAGQMGSGIAQLAAAAGCGVFLVDSDPAALSRAVASISSSLGRLVSKGQLSQAACDDSVKRIKCVSDVQELRGVDLVIEAIVESEDIKKKLFVELDRIAKPSAILASNTSSISITRLASATGRPSQVIGMHFFNPPPIMKLVEIIRGADTSEEVFSQVKSFSERIGKTVICSQDYPGFIVNRILMPMINEAFWALYTGVATKEDIDTGMKLGTNHPMGPLQLADFIGLDVCLSVLRVLHNGLGDNKYSPCPLLVQYVDAGRLGKKRGLGVYSYGRSSSSVKPKSSL